The following coding sequences lie in one Sorghum bicolor cultivar BTx623 chromosome 6, Sorghum_bicolor_NCBIv3, whole genome shotgun sequence genomic window:
- the LOC110436375 gene encoding dolichyl-diphosphooligosaccharide--protein glycosyltransferase subunit 1B, with translation MMDHRDVMLPLSLRTLATRTLLLLVIASAVSCSCLPPEDGIRVVSAEKRIDLMGPIVKVFLTLKVENAPTASEASGVLLAFTPTEAQHLSIAKATRVEGKRKKKAFIPLSITASELTTTAPDAPRLYSVLLSTPLKPGDATTLEVLYMLTHSLEPFPAEISQSESQLVYYRDSAVLLSPYHVLEQVTYIKMPSNRIESFTRVDPTTRAGSEVKYGTYNNQMPNSYLPILVHYENNRPFAVVEELVRKVEISHWGNIQITEQYKLKHGGARHKGVFSRLEYQSRPSVSGASSFKNLLARLPPRVHSVYYRDEIGNISSSHLRTDSHKSELEIEPRYPLFGGWHCTFTIGYGLPLQDFVFESVDGRRYINLTFGCPLLDTVVDDLTVKVVLPEGSKNPQPVVPFVTEKHLETSYSYLDVVGRTTVVLKKKNVVGEHNVPFQVYYEFNPIFMLAEPLMLISAVLLFFVAFIAYLHMDLSIRKSS, from the exons ATGTTGCCCTTGTCCCTCCGAACCCTAGCCACCCGTACCCTTCTCCTGCTCGTCATCGCGTCCGCCGTTTCCTGCTCTTGCTTGCCGCCGGAGGACGGCATCCGGGTCGTCTCTGCAGAGAAAAGG ATCGACCTCATGGGTCCCATCGTCAAAGTCTTCCTAACATTGAAG GTTGAGAATGCTCCCACTGCCTCTGAAGCATCAGGAGTTCTTCTCGCGTTCACGCCCACAGAGGCTCAACATCTCTCTATTGCCAAAGCCACAAGAGTGGAGGGGAAGCGCAAGAAGAAGGCATTCATACCCCTCTCGATCACAGCTTCTGAGCTCACCACCACCGCTCCTGATGCCCCTCGCCTCTACTCTGTTCTGCTCAGCACTCCTCTGAAACCTGGCGATGCAACCACTCTAGAAGTGTTATACATGCTCACTCACTCTTTGGAGCCCTTTCCCGCTGAGATTAGCCAGTCAGAGTCCCAGCTGGTTTACTACCGTGACAGTGCAGTGCTTCTCTCCCCCTACCATGTCCTGGAGCAGGTTACCTATATCAAAATGCCAAGCAATAGGATTGAATCCTTCACAAGGGTTGATCCTACCACACGGGCTGGTTCTGAAGTGAAATATGGCACATACAATAACCAGATGCCAAACTCCTATTTGCCAATTCTTGTGCATTATGAGAATAACCGTCCATTTGCTGTTGTTGAGGAACTTGTACGCAAGGTGGAGATTTCTCACTGGGGAAACATCCAAATCACCGAGCAGTATAAACTGAAACACGGCGGTGCTCGTCACAAAGGAGTCTTTTCCAG GCTTGAGTATCAGTCTAGGCCATCTGTCAGTGGAGCTTCGTCCTTTAAGAATCTTCTTGCAAGGCTGCCACCTCGGGTTCATTCAGTTTACTATCGTGATGAGATTGGTAACATCTCCTCATCCCACCTGCGCACCGATtcacacaag TCTGAGCTAGAAATTGAGCCCAGATATCCATTATTTGGTGGCTGGCATTGCACGTTCACCATTGGCTATGGTCTTCCATTGCAAGATTTTGTGTTCGAGTCAGTTGATGGCCGGCGCTACATCAACCTTACTTTTGGTTGCCCTCTATTGGATACTGTGGTTGATGATCTTACAGTTAAA GTTGTGCTTCCTGAAGGATCAAAAAATCCACAGCCTGTAGTTCCTTTTGTGACAGAGAAACATCTTGAG ACTAGTTATTCATACCTTGACGTTGTTGGAAGGACGACAGTTGTACTGAAGAAGAAAAATGTTGTAGGAGAGCACAACGTTCCTTTCCAG GTGTACTATGAATTCAATCCGATCTTCATGCTGGCAGAACCATTGATGCTGATATCTGCAGTGTTGCTGTTTTTTGTTGCCTTCATTGCCTACCTTCACATGGATCTTTCCATCAGAAAATCATCATAG